One Phocaeicola dorei genomic region harbors:
- a CDS encoding alpha/beta hydrolase codes for MKRKKMIIGTSCIFVLLIIVLLGASQYMLNYSLRPKNRGKNLESSWQYMFKTYSYLKPWIDSLKQNQALKDTFIYSPDHVKLHAYYVASSRPTAKTAIIVHGYTDNAIRMMMIGYLYNKKLDFNILLPDLRNTGLSGGNAIQMGWLDRKDVTQWMEVANRIYGASTSMVVHGISMGAATTMMVSGEPQPDYVKCFVEDCGYTSVWDQFSKELKEQFGLPQFPLMYTADWLCQLEYGWGFKEASALKQVARCHLPMFFIHGDKDDYVPTWMVYQLYEAKPQPKALWIVPEADHAHSYLFNTEEYTQKVKAFVDKYIQ; via the coding sequence ATGAAAAGAAAAAAAATGATTATTGGAACGAGTTGTATATTCGTTCTGCTTATTATAGTCCTACTTGGAGCCAGTCAATATATGCTGAACTATTCCTTACGCCCTAAAAACAGGGGAAAGAATTTAGAAAGTTCCTGGCAATATATGTTTAAGACTTACTCCTATCTAAAACCATGGATAGATAGTCTGAAACAGAACCAAGCACTGAAAGATACCTTTATCTATTCTCCCGACCACGTAAAACTGCATGCTTACTATGTGGCTTCCAGCCGCCCGACAGCCAAAACCGCAATTATAGTACACGGGTATACAGACAATGCCATCCGCATGATGATGATAGGTTATCTATACAATAAAAAATTGGATTTCAACATCCTCCTACCTGATTTGCGCAATACTGGTCTGAGCGGTGGAAATGCCATACAAATGGGATGGTTAGACCGCAAAGATGTAACACAATGGATGGAGGTTGCCAATCGAATTTACGGTGCCAGTACCAGCATGGTAGTACATGGAATCTCGATGGGTGCAGCCACCACTATGATGGTTTCAGGCGAACCGCAACCCGACTATGTGAAATGTTTTGTCGAGGACTGCGGATATACCAGCGTATGGGATCAATTTTCCAAAGAATTGAAAGAACAATTCGGCTTGCCTCAATTCCCGTTAATGTACACTGCCGACTGGTTATGCCAGCTGGAATATGGATGGGGATTCAAAGAAGCATCCGCATTGAAACAGGTAGCCCGATGCCATCTGCCCATGTTCTTTATCCATGGTGATAAAGATGACTACGTACCCACATGGATGGTGTACCAATTGTATGAGGCAAAACCTCAGCCCAAAGCATTATGGATAGTTCCGGAAGCAGACCATGCACATTCCTATCTGTTCAATACCGAAGAATATACCCAAAAAGTAAAAGCATTTGTAGACAAATACATCCAATGA
- a CDS encoding shikimate dehydrogenase family protein encodes MKKYGLIGYPLGHSFSKNFFNEKFHSENIDAEYVNFEIPSIKELPSVLLANPDLVGFNVTIPYKEQVISYLDELDKDAAAIGAVNVIKIVRQKGKTKLIGYNSDVIGFTQSIDPLLEPQHKKALILGTGGASKAIAYGLKKLGLECKFVSRNLREEMLTYNQLTPEIMDEYKVIVNCTPVGMYPRADEYPNIPYQYLTPNHLLYDLLYNPDTTLFMKKGADKGAITKNGLEMLLLQAFGAWDIWNK; translated from the coding sequence ATGAAAAAATATGGTTTGATAGGTTATCCGTTAGGACACTCGTTCTCAAAGAACTTTTTCAATGAAAAGTTTCATTCGGAAAACATTGATGCCGAATATGTAAACTTCGAAATCCCATCCATCAAAGAACTGCCTTCTGTGTTATTGGCTAATCCTGATTTAGTAGGGTTCAATGTCACTATACCTTATAAAGAACAAGTCATCTCTTATTTGGACGAACTGGATAAAGATGCGGCAGCCATCGGAGCCGTCAATGTAATCAAAATTGTCCGCCAAAAAGGTAAGACTAAGCTAATAGGCTATAATTCCGATGTGATTGGTTTCACTCAATCTATCGACCCCTTGTTGGAACCCCAGCACAAAAAAGCTCTGATTCTAGGAACAGGAGGTGCCTCGAAAGCGATTGCCTACGGACTGAAAAAATTAGGTTTGGAATGCAAATTCGTATCACGAAACCTGCGTGAAGAAATGCTGACTTACAATCAGCTCACTCCCGAAATCATGGATGAGTATAAAGTAATTGTTAACTGCACTCCTGTAGGTATGTATCCCCGTGCCGATGAATACCCCAATATTCCATACCAATATCTCACACCCAACCATTTGCTTTATGATTTGTTATATAATCCTGACACTACTCTTTTTATGAAAAAGGGGGCAGACAAAGGGGCAATTACCAAAAACGGTTTAGAAATGCTCTTATTGCAAGCCTTTGGTGCATGGGATATATGGAACAAATAG